In the Populus trichocarpa isolate Nisqually-1 chromosome 1, P.trichocarpa_v4.1, whole genome shotgun sequence genome, one interval contains:
- the LOC18109687 gene encoding BES1/BZR1 homolog protein 4 isoform X4, translating to MLGCKPVERMDILGVSATTSPCSSYHPSPCASYNPSPGSSSFPSPASSSYAANANMDCNSLIPWLKNLSSASSSASSSKFPHLYIHGGSISAPVTPPLSSPTARTARIKADWEDQSIRPGWGGQHYSFLPSSTPPSPGRQIVPDPEWFRGVRMPQGGPTSPTFSLVASNPFGFKEEAFGGGGSNGGSRMWTPGQSGTCSPAIAAGSDHTADIPMAEISDEFAFRCNATGLVKPWEGERIHEECGSDDLELTLGNSRTR from the exons ATGCTT ggaTGCAAACCTGTAGAACGCATGGACATTCTTGGTGTTTCTGCAACAACAAGTCCATGCTCCTCGTACCACCCTAGCCCTTGTGCTTCCTACAACCCAAGTCCTGGATCCTCTTCCTTTCCCAGTCCAGCTTCATCCTCATACGCTGCTAATGCCAATATGGATTGCAATTCCCTCATACCATGGCTCAAAAACCTCTCATCGGCATCTTCATCAGCTTCCTCCTCTAAGTTTCCTCATCTCTACATCCATGGTGGCTCCATAAGTGCTCCTGTTACTCCTCCTTTGAGCTCTCCAACAGCTCGAACCGCTCGAATAAAAGCTGACTGGGAAGACCAATCTATCCGCCCAGGCTGGGGTGGGCAGCACTACTCCTTCTTGCCATCTTCAACTCCACCGAGTCCTGGCCGCCAAATTGTTCCCGATCCAGAATGGTTTAGGGGGGTTCGAATGCCACAAGGCGGTCCAACGTCTCCCACATTTAGCCTAGTTGCCTCCAACCCATTTGGCTTCAAGGAAGAGGCTTTTGGTGGTGGTGGATCCAATGGTGGATCCCGCATGTGGACTCCAGGTCAAAGTGGTACATGTTCACCTGCCATTGCAGCTGGCTCTGATCATACAGCTGATATTCCCATGGCCGAGATTTCAGATGAGTTTGCATTTCGATGTAATGCTACTGGTCTAGTGAAGCCATGGGAAGGAGAGAGGATCCATGAAGAATGTGGATCAGACGATCTAGAGCTAACGCTTGGGAACTCAAGAACCAGGTGA
- the LOC18109687 gene encoding BES1/BZR1 homolog protein 4 isoform X3, with protein sequence MRVVLRNVKDCQGCKPVERMDILGVSATTSPCSSYHPSPCASYNPSPGSSSFPSPASSSYAANANMDCNSLIPWLKNLSSASSSASSSKFPHLYIHGGSISAPVTPPLSSPTARTARIKADWEDQSIRPGWGGQHYSFLPSSTPPSPGRQIVPDPEWFRGVRMPQGGPTSPTFSLVASNPFGFKEEAFGGGGSNGGSRMWTPGQSGTCSPAIAAGSDHTADIPMAEISDEFAFRCNATGLVKPWEGERIHEECGSDDLELTLGNSRTR encoded by the exons ATGCGGGTCGTTTTAAGGAATGTTAAAGATTGTCAG ggaTGCAAACCTGTAGAACGCATGGACATTCTTGGTGTTTCTGCAACAACAAGTCCATGCTCCTCGTACCACCCTAGCCCTTGTGCTTCCTACAACCCAAGTCCTGGATCCTCTTCCTTTCCCAGTCCAGCTTCATCCTCATACGCTGCTAATGCCAATATGGATTGCAATTCCCTCATACCATGGCTCAAAAACCTCTCATCGGCATCTTCATCAGCTTCCTCCTCTAAGTTTCCTCATCTCTACATCCATGGTGGCTCCATAAGTGCTCCTGTTACTCCTCCTTTGAGCTCTCCAACAGCTCGAACCGCTCGAATAAAAGCTGACTGGGAAGACCAATCTATCCGCCCAGGCTGGGGTGGGCAGCACTACTCCTTCTTGCCATCTTCAACTCCACCGAGTCCTGGCCGCCAAATTGTTCCCGATCCAGAATGGTTTAGGGGGGTTCGAATGCCACAAGGCGGTCCAACGTCTCCCACATTTAGCCTAGTTGCCTCCAACCCATTTGGCTTCAAGGAAGAGGCTTTTGGTGGTGGTGGATCCAATGGTGGATCCCGCATGTGGACTCCAGGTCAAAGTGGTACATGTTCACCTGCCATTGCAGCTGGCTCTGATCATACAGCTGATATTCCCATGGCCGAGATTTCAGATGAGTTTGCATTTCGATGTAATGCTACTGGTCTAGTGAAGCCATGGGAAGGAGAGAGGATCCATGAAGAATGTGGATCAGACGATCTAGAGCTAACGCTTGGGAACTCAAGAACCAGGTGA